One stretch of Rhodoferax lithotrophicus DNA includes these proteins:
- the rph gene encoding ribonuclease PH: MSDFSRAQGRAADALRPVRITRGYTIHAEGSVLIEFGATRVLCNASVLDKVPPHQKGSGQGWVTAEYGMLPRATHSRSDREAARGKQTGRTQEIQRLIGRALRSVFDLTLLGERTLHLDCDVLQADGGTRTAAITGAFVAAQDAVNGLLAAGRLSQSPIREAVAAISVGIVQGTPLLDLEYTEDSVCDTDMNVVMTASGHYVEVQGTAEGAAFTRAEMDKLLALADKGIRELVALQQASLLNK; this comes from the coding sequence ATGAGCGATTTTTCCAGAGCGCAAGGCCGCGCCGCCGATGCCCTGCGCCCTGTGCGCATCACCCGTGGCTACACCATCCATGCCGAAGGTTCGGTGCTGATCGAGTTTGGCGCGACCCGTGTGTTGTGCAACGCTTCGGTGCTGGACAAAGTGCCGCCGCACCAGAAGGGCAGTGGCCAGGGCTGGGTCACCGCCGAATACGGCATGCTGCCGCGTGCCACCCATAGCCGCAGTGACCGTGAAGCCGCACGCGGCAAACAAACCGGGCGCACGCAGGAAATCCAGCGCCTGATTGGCCGCGCCCTGCGCTCGGTGTTTGATTTGACTTTGCTGGGTGAGCGTACCCTGCACCTGGACTGCGACGTGTTGCAGGCCGACGGCGGCACCCGCACCGCCGCCATCACCGGGGCTTTTGTGGCCGCACAAGACGCGGTCAACGGCTTGCTGGCTGCTGGTAGGCTGAGCCAGTCGCCGATCCGCGAAGCGGTGGCGGCCATCTCGGTCGGCATTGTGCAAGGCACGCCGCTGCTGGACCTGGAATACACCGAAGATTCAGTCTGTGACACCGACATGAACGTGGTGATGACCGCCAGCGGGCACTATGTGGAAGTGCAAGGCACCGCCGAAGGGGCTGCCTTTACCCGTGCCGAGATGGACAAACTGCTGGCGCTGGCCGACAAAGGCATCCGTGAGCTGGTTGCTCTGCAGCAGGCATCACTATTAAATAAGTAG
- the rdgB gene encoding RdgB/HAM1 family non-canonical purine NTP pyrophosphatase, whose protein sequence is MKMVLASNNPGKLVELQAMFAPLGFDLVTQGSLDIPEAPEPYHTFIENALTKARHAARHSGLPAVADDAGLCVDAFGGLPGVQTAFYATQFGYPKSDANNVWALLEQMQGINNRRAAMVCTLVALRSAEDPEPLVAVGRVVGQITREPLGNNGFGFDPVMLISDFGLTFAQLPIEVKNANSHRGRAAAAMVAMMRERWL, encoded by the coding sequence ATGAAAATGGTGTTGGCATCCAATAACCCCGGCAAACTGGTGGAGCTGCAGGCCATGTTTGCGCCGCTGGGCTTTGATTTGGTGACCCAGGGTAGTCTGGACATCCCCGAGGCACCCGAGCCGTATCACACCTTCATTGAAAACGCCCTGACCAAAGCACGTCACGCTGCCCGCCACAGCGGCTTGCCCGCGGTGGCGGATGATGCTGGCCTGTGTGTGGATGCCTTTGGCGGACTGCCCGGTGTACAAACCGCGTTTTATGCCACCCAGTTTGGCTACCCCAAGAGTGATGCCAACAACGTGTGGGCTCTGCTGGAGCAGATGCAAGGTATCAACAACCGGCGTGCCGCCATGGTCTGTACGCTGGTGGCCTTGCGTTCAGCGGAAGACCCCGAACCACTGGTGGCCGTTGGCCGGGTGGTGGGGCAGATCACCCGTGAACCCCTCGGCAACAACGGTTTTGGTTTTGACCCGGTGATGCTCATTTCTGACTTTGGCCTCACCTTTGCCCAACTGCCGATCGAGGTGAAGAACGCCAACAGCCACCGCGGGCGCGCTGCTGCGGCCATGGTGGCCATGATGCGTGAGCGCTGGTTGTGA
- the hemW gene encoding radical SAM family heme chaperone HemW translates to MIPIQSESSTSDEALRPHDIQHYMRAGTLQLQTLPPLSLYVHLPWCLKKCPYCDFNSHEMRSHELPEQAYLDALMTDLEAALPLIWGRSVQTVFMGGGTPSLFSPQAIDQLIGGIRARLKLAANAEITLEANPGTFEKDRFKAFRAAGVTRLSVGVQSFNDAFLHTLGRVHNRAQALDALAEAATVFDTFNLDLMYALPGQTLAQLRSDVDTALSFAPQHLSIYHLTIEPNTVFAKYPPAPVDDDLAADMLDLISDMTAAAGLQRYEVSAYAQAGHACQHNLNYWQFGDYLGIGAGAHSKLSFAHRVVRQVRLRDPVRYMAQAMAGHCVAQENEVKRADLPFEFMLNALRLAGGFELPWFTERTGLPLSSIQTALQQAEQQGLLLREGSHVRPSVRGLDFLNDLQALFLR, encoded by the coding sequence GTGATCCCGATCCAGTCCGAATCATCCACGTCAGACGAGGCTCTCAGGCCGCACGACATCCAGCACTACATGCGTGCGGGCACGCTGCAGTTGCAGACGCTGCCACCCTTGTCGCTGTATGTGCACCTGCCCTGGTGCCTGAAAAAATGCCCGTATTGCGACTTCAACTCGCATGAAATGCGCAGCCATGAGCTGCCCGAGCAAGCTTATCTGGATGCCTTGATGACTGACCTGGAAGCCGCGCTGCCGCTGATCTGGGGCCGTAGCGTCCAAACCGTGTTCATGGGGGGCGGCACTCCCAGCCTGTTTTCACCGCAAGCCATTGACCAGTTGATTGGCGGCATCCGGGCGCGTCTCAAACTGGCGGCCAATGCCGAAATCACGCTGGAGGCCAACCCCGGCACGTTCGAGAAAGACCGCTTCAAGGCCTTTCGCGCCGCCGGGGTGACGCGCTTGTCGGTGGGCGTGCAAAGTTTCAATGATGCTTTCTTGCACACCCTTGGTCGTGTACATAATCGGGCTCAAGCGCTTGATGCACTTGCAGAAGCAGCTACAGTTTTTGATACGTTTAATCTGGACTTGATGTACGCGCTGCCCGGCCAGACGCTGGCGCAGTTGCGCTCCGATGTGGACACCGCGCTGTCGTTTGCGCCCCAACACCTGTCGATTTACCACCTGACCATCGAGCCCAACACGGTTTTCGCCAAATACCCACCCGCGCCGGTAGATGACGACCTGGCGGCCGATATGCTGGACCTGATCTCGGACATGACCGCTGCCGCTGGTTTGCAGCGTTACGAAGTGTCCGCCTATGCCCAAGCTGGCCATGCCTGCCAGCACAACCTGAACTACTGGCAGTTTGGCGACTACCTGGGTATTGGTGCCGGGGCGCACAGCAAGCTCAGTTTTGCCCACCGCGTGGTGCGCCAGGTGCGCCTGCGCGACCCGGTGCGCTACATGGCGCAAGCCATGGCCGGGCACTGTGTGGCGCAAGAAAACGAGGTCAAGCGTGCCGACCTGCCGTTTGAATTCATGCTCAATGCGTTGCGCCTGGCCGGTGGTTTTGAGCTGCCCTGGTTCACCGAGCGCACCGGTCTGCCCTTGTCCAGTATTCAAACCGCCTTGCAACAGGCTGAACAACAAGGCCTGTTGCTGCGCGAGGGGTCTCATGTGCGACCCAGCGTACGCGGATTAGACTTCTTGAACGATTTACAAGCCCTGTTTTTACGGTAA